The region TTTCAATCTAAAATTTGTTATATTTGGATACTTTTCGGCAGATTTGTTTCTGGGTTTATCTCGCCCACAAACTTCTCGCCGTAGTAAGCTGCTTCCACTGTAATTTTACCAACAATGTGACGGTTAAATTCTGCCAATTGTTCCGCTGGCACCCATAGTTCTTGATGAATGCTACTACCGACAACACGAACAGCAAACTTGTTAGCGTAGTCGTCTTCCACCTCAAATTTAGTAACAAATCCAGCGAAACTATTACTTTGTGTATTCCAGTCTCGCGCAATTTGTTCGGCATACTCAAAATTGAGGACTGGATAAAAGATAGGCTGTTCGGGCAGTCGGGGTGGAAAAGCTTTAAATTCAGATTGCGCGATTAGTTCGAGTTCTTTTAATCCGACTGGACGGTAGAGTAGCATTGTTTTTATCTAACTTCATCCTTCTTCTGACTGTTGGCGCTTAGCTTGAGATTTTAACATCCGCTCTTTTAATTTGGCATTTTTAGCTGCAACTTCTGGGTTTCCTTCATACCAAGGAGGAATATCATCGTAATCTGGGATACCGTCATCAATCAAATATCGCGAATTTGAATTTTTTGGATAACCCGCAACAACTCCACCCGCACAAATAACAAATAAAGCATTTTCTTTATCTGCCTTCAGCGCTCTTTTAGCTGATGGAGAAATTCGCACGCAATCACCCCGCTCAATTGGTATTAGTTCTCCATCAATCAGAATCGTTCCCTGTCCTTGAACTACGATATAAACTTCTTCTTGCTCTGCATGGCTGTGGGTAAAAGTGTAGCCTTCATCAGGTGGTAAATGAATAAAACCAAGCCCCACAGCCTGGAGATTTAGCTGTTTGTAAGGATTGGTTAAAAAGGGTAAGCTATCAAAATCGAAGTGAGCTTTGGTAAAAGGGTTAATGTTTGTATTTTCGCTCATTTTTATAAAAATAATAGTTGAGTAGCAAAGTTATGGAATTGCGATCGCACCTAAAAATCAACCCTTGGTGTAGCGTACCCCAGAAACCCGGTTTCTTCGAGAAACCGGGTTTCTATGTACTTAAAAATCCAAGAAACCTCGCTTTCCCAAACGTGCGATCGCAGCAGCAGCTTGCAGTCGGGGACAAGCCAAACTATCGGCTACCTGAGTGCTATCCACATTGCCTAGATTCAAGACAGTTTCTAACACCTGTCGATCGAATTCCAAATCGCGGAATTCATCTTTGAGCATAGCAACCATCTTACTAATCACATCCTTAGCGCTGCTAGCGGATGCACACTGACCGCCAGTAGCAGTTGCGATCGCACCGAACGCCTGCGTAGTAAACCCATCGCCACCCATGCACAAAGCATGAACCGTCACCTGCTGATTTTCCGCAGCTGCGGCGACCGACCGCACATCCAAACCGCTAGGACAACCATTTGGCCACGCATCGCCGTTTCCGCCACGTTGTTGTGTGGGAAGCATTTCTTGCAACCACTTAGCAAAACCGTGCGGTGGCGCATCCCCAACCAGTAGGATAAAACGGCAGCTGTGAGAACGCCATTTCATCTGCACGCAAGCATCGCGGACACCGCTATAAACCGCTTCCGGGCCATCACCACCGCCATCAGCCTTTAGCTGGTTAATTGCCTTCTGCATCTCCGTCAAATTAGCAGTCAGCGGATAGACACGAGTTACAAAAGAATTGTCTTGTGGTGGGTGGTCGCGGTATTCCACCAAACCTACTTGTAAGTCGATACCGCTATCAGCTTTCAGCAAGCTAATCGTATCGAGTAACTGTTGCTTTGCTGCTTGGATAAACGAACCCATACTGCCAGTTGTATCGACAACAAAGCACAGGTCAACAAAGTTAAAAGCTTTTTTCATAGTTTCTCCTTTTTCTGGTGTTGGGAATAAGTAATCGGTAATTTTATTTCCTCTTACCCATTCCCAATTGCCAATTAACCGACTTTATTTGTCATCCCGTACTGGCAGGGGTGTATCCAGAATTTCCATCAGCAATTCCAGACGAGATCTGCGAGACAGCAAAGGCACTAAGTTTGGCAACGAGTAGTAATCTCCCGCGAAGGTGAAGGTTTCAAAAGTTACCTTATTTTGCTGTAGTTGATGCTCTAAATAGCTGTTGTGCTGACCGACTTTCACCAGAACTACATTCGGAATAACTTTCAATTCTTCGCAGTAGCGGGGATAAACGGTGCTGAAGTAAGGAGCGGCGTTTTCGTTTTCATCAGTTACGATGATAATCTGTTCGATCGCTTGTCGTTTCAGTCGCATTATTTCCAACGCCGCACCGATGCTGGTACTGCCATTTGGGAAAATATGCCGAAAAGCTTTTTCCCAATCTGAGAGGTTTTTACCCTGTGCTTGAATTGGGTAAGCGATCGCATCGAAAGCATAAACAAACAAATCTGCTTCTGCGATCGCAGATACGATCGCCGCAATTTGCTTGCCAACTTCCAACGCCTCCGTCATACTCGCGCTTTTATCCACCAGCAAAGCAGTAGTTTTGGTAATTTTACCGCGCTGCTTCACCTGCACATCGACAATTTGCTCCAACTTAGTAGCTGTTGCTTCATCAACAACTGCTACTTCGCTTGCTTTCATCGCCTTAAATGCCGATACCCGGTCAGATTTTGCCGCCGCTTCCAGTTTCTCATCAATTAGCGCTTTCACTTCCGGGTGATCCATTGCACCGCGTTCTTTCAGCGATTTGAGGTTATTAATTACCTCTTGCGGCGACATGGAATTAATCAGCGCTACCACCACAGTTGGCGTTAGTTGTTTCACCGCACCAACAGCAACAGTGTAAGGTATATTGTGTTCGACAATTAGCGCTGCTTGTTCTGCGGGAGATGGTACTTTTGCTAATTGCTTGAGCATGAAAGCGAGGCTATTTTCTGGCGGTTTATCCTTAAATAGTACTGCATCAGCGCGATCGCTTGGCTTAATGTGCAATGTAGCGTACAAGTGCTTCATCGCCTTACGTCCCCGCAACGCAGCGCGATCGAAAAATTGTGGATTCTTTTCCCGCGCCTTCAGATAGCGAGTCACAGCTGTGCGTGCGGAACGAGGTACTTTTCCGCGATGCTGCTTCATAAAATCGACAATTCGCGATACTTCGTAAGGCGGAAACTCTTGCAACATCACAAAACCTGCATCGCGATGTTCATTGACATTGCTAGTCAGCAAATTGCCAACAAACACTTCTTTATGATCGCGCACATCGCCATTTCGCTGATACCAAGCTGCCAAATGTCCGTAAAAAATCGGGTCGAGTTCGATAATTAACTTGTGAATTTCCGATACTTGTTCCAGCTTGCGGTGAGGTGTAGTCAGCAAGCTGTTTAGCATTTCCAAACGCAAATCTCGTTCTGTTGTATTCATTGGCACTACCTCCTATAAATTAATGATTGTTTAGGAGGCAATTGTCGCCGACAAAAATAGTGAAAAATCACCGCGCAAGTCGAAAAAGCTTTTTTGTACCTACTCGCTTATTGGTCAAGTATGTAAGGCTTTCCCAGTTGGGACGCGGCGACAACTGCCATTATAACGGATTTTTGAAATCTTTCAGCATTCTCTCTCAGCTTCTTAGCCCGCCCGGAAATCAATTTCCGGCGTCATAGCTAAAGTTCTCTAAAGAGAACTAAAAAGCCGAATTTAATTCCCAGTCCACTTAAGTGGACTTTCGCTATTAGCCAGGGAATTGATTCCCTGGCGGGCTATTAGCTAGGGAACCAATTTCTGGGGGCTGACAGGTTTTAAGTCTGGTTCAAGCCAGTTTTGACGAGCTTCAGAAGACATCAGGCGATCGCGACTGTAATATTGTAGCGGCAGATGCTTGTTTCCATAAATCTCGATAAGTTTGTTAGCAAGATCTACTATTGCTAAAGAAGCACCTTCAGCATCAAGAAATCGACTCACAATCCGAATCCAAAAGAGAGTGATGGTTTCGTGATAGCCGCCTATTTCTGTATTGGCAATACCAGCAGCAGCGTTATACCGCTGAATGCCAGTCCGAATGCAATGTATTGCTGCTATGTCCGAGTAATAAAATAGATACCAAAGTGCGACAGTTAAATGTGCCTGATGAGTCCATTTGCTTCGCGGTAGCTTACACTCCTTGAAGGCGCGGATCAGATTTTCTATCTCACCCAGCGTTTTGTATGTTGCAATTTCAGCAATCATATTGAGCCTTATTTGACAGAAACTTTTGCACCGACAGATTCTAATTGACGCTTGATATCTTCAGCATCGGGGAGTGCGATCGCACTTTTCACCTCTTGCGGTACTGACTCGACAAAATCTTTCGCTTCCTTCAAACCCAAACCTGTCAGTTCCCGCACCACTTTAAGAATGGCAATTTTCTTATCGGTGGGTACTTCCTCCAAAACTACATCAAATGTTTTGAATTCCGGTTCGTGCGGCGGAAATATATCGATGATTGGAGGAATATAGATACCTTTACGAGCCGAAGCATCAACATCGAAGGTAGCCTCAATCTGCTTAACCAGTTCGGCAGTTTCCCACAAATTCAGAGATTTTAATTGTGCCAAAATATCAATAGTTTTGGCAGACATGGCTACCTCCGCTAAAAAATAAACGAATTTTGAAAATTAGCACTTCGCGCAAGTTGAGAAAGCTGTTTGTTCATACACAGGATTTGAACCTGCAATAACCTGATTTTCAGTCAAGCGCCTGTACCAATTCGGCTAGTATGTAAGCTTTCCCAGTTAGGGCGCGAAGTGAAAAATTTAACGCAAAGAAACCCGGTTTCTATGAAAATTCGTGAGTTTCGCAGCTAAAAGTCTACCAAGAAACCGGGTTTATAGTCCTTTCGTGCGGAAGTCTGTTTAATTTTTAGCAAGCTTCTGCAAGATAAACTTAATTTCCTGCTTCCCACACTGCTGCTTGCTAACAGCATAAACTTCCCTACCGTACTCCAGCCTTGCTACACAAGGGCGAATAGCAGTTTTGAGTAGAACATCTGTAGGTTTCTCCATTGGTGGAATATCTTGCAGAGTCACGAAATACCACAAATCGTCTAATTTCCGGTATTGATGATAGGCATCTATGATGATCAGATCATCTCTGTTGTTGTGACCCTTGTTGATATTCTTATCTGGTCTTCTCTTCGCTAAGCAGAGAATTCCCGTTTCTGGATGAACGTAAAGCTCTTCTCGCCAATCACCAATCGGACGCCTTTCTGAGTAATAAGAGAAGCTCTTTTTACGGTAAGGAACTCCATCAATTAACTCAACATCTCGTTCCACAAACTGCCACACATGACCCAGGAGATGTTGGCCGATTAGGGTTCTCATTTCAATTTGCTGGCATAATTCTTTATAGACAGCATCCCAAGGCTGGCCTACTTTAGAACGCAACCAGCGACGCAATGGCCCCAAATGGTCTGAGAAGTGCTTTGTGTGTTTCCTTATCTTGATTAAATAAGGAGATAACAAGCCATCTTCAGTAGCTTCTTGAGTGATTTTTTCGAGAGCTTTCTTGTAGCCTGTTAGCTTCTTTGCGCTTATCCTCATCCCTCCACGAGGGCGTTCGATGACGATTTCACCTAAGCGATGTTCGCTCATTAATCAACCTGTTGTCTTGATGTAATTTAGTAGATTGAAAGATAGTTGTTGAAAGTTTTATTTGATTGATACAGTATATTAAAAGCATTTTTTCCTCCTTTTTTCATTATTCTTAATGGTAAAAATGCTCCGCACAAGTTGAGAAAGCTGTTTGTTCATACGCGGGATTTGAACCCGCGAACCCTTATCGGGGGTTGCTTGATTATGAGTCAAGTGCCTTAAACCACTAGGCAAGTATGTAAGCTTTCTCCATTAGGGCGCGGAGTAGATTTTGCAAAGTTTCAAAATAATGGGATTCCCGCGCAAGTCAGAAAAGCTATTTTTTTCTGAGCTACTCCCCCAAAATTTAAAGTGGAGGAGAAAGGAATCGAACCTTTGACACTTCGATTTGCGATCGAATGCTCTAACCAGTTTGTAAGCTTCATAAGTTAGGACGCGGGAAAAATTTTTTAAGGTTGCTTCGCACAAGTTGAAAAAGCGAGGACACAACAGTCGCTCTTACCAGTTTTACCTGGCAGTGGGCACGCGCTCCGCATCTCAAAGAGACTAGGATTGCTGTCACTTGTTCGATCGCTCGAATTTCGCTACATTATGACCCTTATAGTTAGGAAGAGTGTGTAAGCTTTTTCGATCGGGGTGCGAAGCAGGAATTGCTACTTTTACAAATGGTAAGTTCCGCGCAAGTCGGCAAGGCTTTTGCCACTTCGATCGCTCTACCCCTGAGCTACAACCCCTCGAACGGGGTTGGTAGGATTTGAACCTACGACCAGTCGATTAACTTGTGTGTATGCTTTGCTGGTGAGGGCGCGGAACATAAAACATAATGGCAATCAGCCGATAAACATAATAATTTATGGCAGTTAAAAACACTTCGCGCAAGTTAAAAAAGCTGTTGATTCATACGCAGGATTCGCACCTGCTACCAATCGGTGGATAGCCGAATGCTCTACTAATGAGCTAGTATGTAAGCTTTCTAAATGAGGGCGCGAAGTGAATTTCAACTACCTTTTTATCTATCCCGCACAAGTCAACAAAGCGTTGAACATTAGCGCTCTATCCGTTGAGCTACTCCCCCATTAGCGGGGAAGGTAGGAATCGAACCTACAACCTCTGGTTCCGAAAACCAGATGTATGTACGCTTCACTCGTTAGGGCGCGGGATAGAATTTTGGATTTTGGATTTTGGATTAATTGCTGAATTCAAAACCCCAATTTTTTAAAGTTGTTCCGCACAAGTTAGAAAAGCTTTTAACAACTTCTAGTGCGTTTACCATTTCGCCATAAAGACCGAGGTCTTTAGTGGGAGTCGAACCCACAATCCTTGCGGAGCCAGATCCTAATGTGTGTATGGCTTTTCATGTCGGGGTACGGAACAACAGCTTGTTATTAACCGTAAACAGCTTCTGGACGTACAATCAAATCGCCGCTGGGTCTGCGATCGACAACATAAGACTGCAATCGATCTTGACTGACATCAAAATGCTGTGCGAGGCGTTGCTTGATGGCGGTATCGCTCATACCCGTTGTCACACCCAGTTGAGGTTCGGCGATATCATAAGAACGTCCTTCAAAGCGAATGTGAACCATCTCGCACCTCCTTTTTCGATTTTAAATTTTCGATTTTAGATTTTGGATTTGTAACTCTTTTTGTTGAAAAAGCTGCGCGGTTTGTTGATGAACGTTTACCCAAAAATCGGTTGATGATTTTACAGCAAAAAGCGCCGCTCTAAATGATAGTCCTGTCTAACTCGGCGGATTGACTCAGTAACTTTCGTATGTCTGAGTCTTGTAGAACTTTCTCGTTCTGATTCCCGTTCAGACGGACTGGAAGTAATCTCAGGTCGCCTGTTTTTTGACTCGGAATGAGTTCTAGGCTGACCGAAGATTTTGGTGTAAAGTAACAACATCACAGAATAGTCTTGTTACCAAGACTCCTGAATGAACGTCCGTTGAAATTGCCAGTTGATTATTCAATTGTCAAGGTTCAGTAGGGCATTCCAAGGAGAGGCGTTAACCTCTCTCTTGCTTGCCACAATTTAATACTACACAAATACTACAATAGTGTCAAGGGGTTGGAAAAAATTTTTTCAGGTCACATCCTTAACGTAAGTAATCCAGTTGTAAAGCTTCTCAAAGCCAACCGATTCGTAAAGTCGCAGAGCGTTGTTGGGATTTTGGGTATCGACGCCAAGTTTTGCCGTTTCCATACCCGCAGCTTTCAACTTGTGCATTCCCGAAAGCAACATCGATCGCGCTAGCCCCATCTTGCGGAAACCGCGCCGCGTACCGAGTGCTGCAATCCAACCTTCTTTGCATCCGCTACGTTCGTTATCCCCTGGATAAATAGCGCAGAAGGAAAAAGCTGCAAATGTGCGATCGGGCGCTAATGCAACCAAATCCAATTCGGGCTTGTAATCAGGTGTAGTCAGCATATATTTAGCCCGATCGAGCGTTAAATCGTGGTGATTCCAGTGATCGATAAAGGTTTGGTTGAACATCTCCACCCAAGCTTCCGTGTCTTGATGACCCGCATCGCGGAGAGTAAAACCTGCTGGAAATTGCGGTTCTGGAATTGGTTCGGCGAGACTGCGCTGCATAGTGAAGAAGTAGCGATCGACCGTGAAACGGTTATTTTCCGCTACTGTGATGTAGTACGGTTTGTCATCGCGAGCAGAACAGCGCAATTCTACTTGCACGTTGCGATCGCGTGCAACTTCCCGCATCCTCTCCTCACCCCAAGCAATAATCTGCCTTTCCAGATCCTTCCCGCGATTATAAGGATGAACGCAATACCACAACCAACCATCAATTATTTCGCCTGATTCCGGTATCCCTAACTGACCGAATCCAATTAAATTACCATCCGCATCTTCCCAAAGTCTGATATCCCGTGCTTTATCGATTGATGGGTTGTCAAAATCAGTGCGAAGTTCCGATACTGACGTACCATATTCTAGGCGATCGACCTCTTCGCAAGTATTGATTAGGTGTGCGATCGCTTCCAAGTCAGATTCGATCGCCAACGGGCGCATCGTCAAAGTAAACATAAAAAATTGTCTTGAATACTACTCTATACTACAATTGTAATAGAGATGAAACCTCACCCAATAGGGTGAGCGATCGAGGTAAATCTAGATCCCCGACTTCTTCAAGAAGTCGGGGATCTGAACAAGCGATCGAGATTGATTAAAATAGGAGATTAAATAGCGATCGCTCCCTTCAACAAACCAAATCAGAATGTGAGTATCAATTAGATATTTCATGGCAGCATATAATCTTCAAATCCCGGAGGCGTTTCATCAAAATCCTCTGCCACATAAGTAAAAATACCCTTGCCACAGCCAAATTGACGAGGTTGGACTGCGAGAGCATTTTCAGAAAAATTTTCTTTCATTTTTTGGATTTCATTTAAGGCTTCAGCATCTTTTAATGACAAAATCCATTCGATTAATTCTAATTTAAGAAATTCAGTATTCATGGCACGGAGTCATCGATTAAACAACCATTTCATATTTTTATATCTCTTGGTCAAGTTGACTGGCTTTCAGCCTTCTTTATCAACCGCACAAAAACGTGTATAGTTGCAAGATAATAATAGAATATCCAATTGTACCAAATATCTTTGTCATAATCCTGTTTTTGCTTATTATTGTGGTGTCGTATCCCACAGTTATTCGCGATATCATATGTGTTTTGAGTGAATTTATATAAATATTGCTCATCTGGGTTATATTTTTCCGCTAACTCTTTGATTTTAGGTCGCAGGAATTCAAGGACATCAGCCAAATCTCGAATTGCATCATGTTTTTCATCTAAAGACGAGCGATAGCTTCTAAACTTTTTGATTGCAGATTCCACTCGCTGCTCAACGTTATCGTGATCGTATATGGGTAAATTTTCAACAAATAGATTTTCTAAGCCATTTTCTGGCAATTCTAAAATTTCGCCATTTTCTGAGAGTTCATAGCCTTCCTTATAGTCACATAATATTTGATTAACTTGCTCTCTGAACTCTTGCTGACCAGTATTCTTATCAAAAGTATTGTAGTGCATTCCACAATCGTTAAACCTATGGTAACGTCCATTAATTGGCTTAGAGATATGCTCGTAAATAAACTCGATAACATCGAATAAATCGTCTTCTGAATAAGCTTCACATTTATTCTGTATTGGCCAAAGATCGGGTTTCCTAATCAAACGAAACATTTGCACTTCTATGTCCGAACCTAACTTGCCTTGAACCCGTCCATAATCTACGCAGTCGTAACCAAACGCTTCTTGAAAATAATCATCGTTTAGAAATCGTAAATAGAGATCGCGAAAAAGCCTACGAAGGGTAGTCAGGTCGTAACGACTCTCATTTGGATTTTTACCAGTACGTGCAGAATAATATTTTCGGCTATTCATAACTACTTTCATTCACCTTAAAATTATAATACAAAACTATAAACAATGCCTGCCCACCGAACTCGATAGACAACAGTATTAGACTCAGACATTTGGCAAATTCGATTCAGGATATCGTCAACACAATCGAAAAGATCGTCGCCAAGTCCGGGCTGCTGACTCTCGTACCAATTGTACGCCTCATTTAGTTCTTCACGAACTTCTGGACGAAATACCAGTACATAATTCATGGTCGTTTTCTGATTGAGGCTTTAATCTCATCCCATGTCAATACGTTATCGGGATTAGTTTCGTAATCGGCAATACGGCGATCGATCTCTTGCTGTTGCGCTTCGGTCAGGTTGGGGTAAGCTTGTTCTGCTGCAATACTATCCCAAATTGCTTGCACAAGATCGATCCGATCTTCAATACTTAGGGTTGTAATCTCCTTCAAAGTGGCTGTGATGTCCATACAACAAACCTACATAAAAGAGTGGGTGACTAAATAAACCTAAATATATAAGATAGCATTTTACCCATTAAATTGAACACTGTAATAACAATACGACTTAACACACCTCTATTACCCTATATAGCGATCGCTTCCCTTTCTACCTCTGCTTTATCAGCACAGCGTCTCGCTTTTGGGCTTCTGTTGGTCAATTATACACAATTTTTTAATGCTTCAATATCTGCACCAACAATTTTCTCTAAATTTCTCGTAATCTTTTCAATATCCCAATTCCACCAGGCAATTTCCAGTAAAACATCGATTATTTCATCAGAAAAGCGTTGTCGGATTACCTTAGCTGGATTCCCTCCAACAATGGTGTAAGGTTTAACATCTTTAGTAACTACAGACTTAGCGCCAATAATTGCTCCATCGCCAACTTTTACCCCAGGCATAATCGTTGCTTCATATCCAATCCACACATCATTCCCAATTACAGTATCACCTTTAAAAGGTAATTCATTAGACTCAGGTGTAACGCGCTCCCAACCATTACCAAAAATATAAAATGGATAGGTGGAAAACCCCGACATTCCGTGATTTGCACCATTCATAATGAATTTTACATTTCTGGCTATAGCGCAGAACTTGCCGATGATTAACTTGTCACCGATAAAGGGATAGTGATAAAGGACATTCCGCTCGAAATTTTCCGAATCTTCTGGATCGTCGTAATAAGTGTAGTCGCCAATAATAATGTTAGGATTTGAAACGATATTTTTAATAAAACAAACTTGCGGAAACCCCTGCATTGGATGTAAAGTTTTCGGATCGGGATATGGCATTGCAACACCTCAGACGTGAGTGATGAACTTATTAATTTAGGAGCGGAATAATCCCGGCACTGCTGGCTAAGTAAAATGCGATCGCTATAGCTTTGAGTCGAAGCATTACTGCACTTCCTTCATATACTTATACCAAAAAGTCAGCATCAGTCCTAGCTTCAATTCTTCACATCATAATGAAGAACTACAACACCCGTCCTAAAGGTTTTACTCTCAATTAATTCTAGATCGGTCTGCCTGACAATTTCTTTAAAAGCCGGAATACCCGAACCAATCAGTACGGGATGCACTTTTAGGATAACAGCATCAATCAAATTCTCGGCAAAAAGCATGGCAGCTAAATCCGCGCCACCGCAGAGATAGATGTCTTTGCCCGGTTCATTTTTTAAATTTTTGACTACCTCAACCACGTTGTTCGACACGAGTTCAACATTCTCATCTGGGCTTTCTTTCATCGTGCGCGAGACAACATACTGTTTCATTGTTGGATAAGGATTAGTCACACCAACCTTTAGCCCTACTTCGTAAGTCTTTCGCCCCAT is a window of Aerosakkonema funiforme FACHB-1375 DNA encoding:
- a CDS encoding ADP-ribosylation/crystallin J1, which translates into the protein MLLYRPVGLKELELIAQSEFKAFPPRLPEQPIFYPVLNFEYAEQIARDWNTQSNSFAGFVTKFEVEDDYANKFAVRVVGSSIHQELWVPAEQLAEFNRHIVGKITVEAAYYGEKFVGEINPETNLPKSIQI
- a CDS encoding cupin domain-containing protein; this translates as MSENTNINPFTKAHFDFDSLPFLTNPYKQLNLQAVGLGFIHLPPDEGYTFTHSHAEQEEVYIVVQGQGTILIDGELIPIERGDCVRISPSAKRALKADKENALFVICAGGVVAGYPKNSNSRYLIDDGIPDYDDIPPWYEGNPEVAAKNAKLKERMLKSQAKRQQSEEG
- a CDS encoding vWA domain-containing protein, giving the protein MKKAFNFVDLCFVVDTTGSMGSFIQAAKQQLLDTISLLKADSGIDLQVGLVEYRDHPPQDNSFVTRVYPLTANLTEMQKAINQLKADGGGDGPEAVYSGVRDACVQMKWRSHSCRFILLVGDAPPHGFAKWLQEMLPTQQRGGNGDAWPNGCPSGLDVRSVAAAAENQQVTVHALCMGGDGFTTQAFGAIATATGGQCASASSAKDVISKMVAMLKDEFRDLEFDRQVLETVLNLGNVDSTQVADSLACPRLQAAAAIARLGKRGFLDF
- a CDS encoding VWA domain-containing protein, yielding MNTTERDLRLEMLNSLLTTPHRKLEQVSEIHKLIIELDPIFYGHLAAWYQRNGDVRDHKEVFVGNLLTSNVNEHRDAGFVMLQEFPPYEVSRIVDFMKQHRGKVPRSARTAVTRYLKAREKNPQFFDRAALRGRKAMKHLYATLHIKPSDRADAVLFKDKPPENSLAFMLKQLAKVPSPAEQAALIVEHNIPYTVAVGAVKQLTPTVVVALINSMSPQEVINNLKSLKERGAMDHPEVKALIDEKLEAAAKSDRVSAFKAMKASEVAVVDEATATKLEQIVDVQVKQRGKITKTTALLVDKSASMTEALEVGKQIAAIVSAIAEADLFVYAFDAIAYPIQAQGKNLSDWEKAFRHIFPNGSTSIGAALEIMRLKRQAIEQIIIVTDENENAAPYFSTVYPRYCEELKVIPNVVLVKVGQHNSYLEHQLQQNKVTFETFTFAGDYYSLPNLVPLLSRRSRLELLMEILDTPLPVRDDK
- the rplL gene encoding 50S ribosomal protein L7/L12, with the protein product MSAKTIDILAQLKSLNLWETAELVKQIEATFDVDASARKGIYIPPIIDIFPPHEPEFKTFDVVLEEVPTDKKIAILKVVRELTGLGLKEAKDFVESVPQEVKSAIALPDAEDIKRQLESVGAKVSVK
- a CDS encoding GNAT family N-acetyltransferase, with the protein product MFTLTMRPLAIESDLEAIAHLINTCEEVDRLEYGTSVSELRTDFDNPSIDKARDIRLWEDADGNLIGFGQLGIPESGEIIDGWLWYCVHPYNRGKDLERQIIAWGEERMREVARDRNVQVELRCSARDDKPYYITVAENNRFTVDRYFFTMQRSLAEPIPEPQFPAGFTLRDAGHQDTEAWVEMFNQTFIDHWNHHDLTLDRAKYMLTTPDYKPELDLVALAPDRTFAAFSFCAIYPGDNERSGCKEGWIAALGTRRGFRKMGLARSMLLSGMHKLKAAGMETAKLGVDTQNPNNALRLYESVGFEKLYNWITYVKDVT
- a CDS encoding addiction module protein, which translates into the protein MDITATLKEITTLSIEDRIDLVQAIWDSIAAEQAYPNLTEAQQQEIDRRIADYETNPDNVLTWDEIKASIRKRP
- a CDS encoding Vat family streptogramin A O-acetyltransferase: MPYPDPKTLHPMQGFPQVCFIKNIVSNPNIIIGDYTYYDDPEDSENFERNVLYHYPFIGDKLIIGKFCAIARNVKFIMNGANHGMSGFSTYPFYIFGNGWERVTPESNELPFKGDTVIGNDVWIGYEATIMPGVKVGDGAIIGAKSVVTKDVKPYTIVGGNPAKVIRQRFSDEIIDVLLEIAWWNWDIEKITRNLEKIVGADIEALKNCV
- a CDS encoding dihydrofolate reductase family protein gives rise to the protein MRKLKYYVVTTLDGFIAREDGTWDCFVQEGEHITDYLESLNLFDAVIMGRKTYEVGLKVGVTNPYPTMKQYVVSRTMKESPDENVELVSNNVVEVVKNLKNEPGKDIYLCGGADLAAMLFAENLIDAVILKVHPVLIGSGIPAFKEIVRQTDLELIESKTFRTGVVVLHYDVKN